The Triticum dicoccoides isolate Atlit2015 ecotype Zavitan unplaced genomic scaffold, WEW_v2.0 scaffold160486, whole genome shotgun sequence genome segment AAAATAAAAccgtgaatttgaaaaaaataacAGTGTAAAATCATTGTTAGTATAAGTTTTTGAAAATGCTGAAAGCatttagaaaaaaatgtttttgacATTTAAATACTGTTCATGAAATTTAAAAAGcatgtgatattttaaaaatatacAATATATGAAACATACAAATTCCAGTCATGATTCACTCACATTCAATTGATCACACAAACATGCACCATACTTTCATGCACTTCTggacatgttttaaatacattttagTTACATACATTTTCGAAATGCATTTTACGTAAATGTTTTTGGTTGCATTTCATATATCCAACATTTTCTGTTTCATATGTTTTCAGAATGCATTTACATAAATTCATCGGTTGCATCCCAGAAATGCTTGAGACACATTTTAATGTCACATTTTTCAAAATCAAACATTTCAATTGCACTTATAGAGATTTTGCGGTTGCGTCACGAAATAATCCCTCCACCCCACAGTGTAAGACATTTTTGAGTATTTCTTAATTTCATACACAATACACATTCATTTCAAATTGTAATGAATATTCCTCGAAATTTAAAGGGAAGTGTTAACCAAAAGATTTCATTTATTTCAAATTTGTTTAGGAAGATTTTACTAGGAAGAAAACAAGTGAATCTCCTCTCTCAAACGTATCATCGAACAACTCAAGCTCTCAGCTATAAGGCCCATGAACACCGACCGGTGTAGGGAGAAATGTTTGGCATGCACCAACGGCAAAATTGAGATATCGTGGACGCGACTTGAATATGCACCTCTATGCCGGTAAAGCCAAAGAGCgcacaacttaaaaccatctcgaataTCGATCTCTCTACCTCCTCGCTCTGACACCCACCTTAGCCGCGCGTGTGACCTCGTCCTCCCGTGCGCTACCACCTACTTATGCCACAAAGTCGGCGCTCGCTAACTTGAGAAACAAAACAATAATTTAGCATTGATCATGTTTATGGGCCAATTTTATAGCACACCTTCAAGTAAGTACTCCCTCTGAATTTAAAGTAAAATCACGATATGTATTATGGATCGAAGGGAGTACTATTCATAGCATGATTTGACTACTTTTTTCTTGACTTCTGACATTTTGCAACAGCAGACCACGAACTCACACGCAGAACAGTGACATGGACCGACAAGCGCATGCTGCAGCAACATACTGCTATGTGCTGAGCTAAACGGTGCAAACACGCACAACCATAATTATAAAGTGCCGTACATATGTAAGAGGATTATTCACTAGTGCAGTTGAAGTTAACCAGATAAATTGACCGCTAACATAGCggccttcttcttgttgttgttcagtGAATCGTGCGGCAACTAGCAGTCCTGGCGGATGATAAACCCGACCACGGTGCCAACCATGCTGCCCACTGTCACGAGTATCGTTACCCAGGCCGGGATGCAGGAGTGCAGCCAGTCGATATAGCCGCCGGACGGCATGCACGCACCAGCTCGCTCGTCGCCGCCATCCAGCTTCTGTCGCAGGTGGCCCGGCAGCAGCACGGCGTCGACGACGTACACGGCGAGGGGGGCTTCTTCGGACACCGTCTTGGTCACCCTGACCCCAGCGCCGCTCCCGCACGACGGCCACAGCCGCAGCGTGTCCCCGTCGTCGCGGACGGTGATGGCGTGGCTCTTGTTGGTGGCCGCGTCGGCGGACAGCGAGTTCACGGACACCCAGTCGAACGCCTGGAACTGCTCCCTCCCGTAGCGCGCCCACGCGCCGTGGTGAAGCAGGACGGCGAGCTGGTCGTCGGCGCTCAGGCTGTCGAACTTGGGCTTGAACGTCGCCAACGCGAGGTCGTCGGGGCAGAAGACAGTGAGCCCGCGGCCGCGCTCGGCGAGGAGGCGCTGCTGGAAGATCTCGCCCGCGTCCGCCGTCGCGGCGAGGAGGCCCGCGAACCTCGCGCATCCGTTGGCGGACATAACGTCCATGAACACCTGCTGCTTCGGCGCGTCGGACGCGTGCCCACGGCCCGAGCCGTCGATGCCTCGGAACACAAGCCGCGGCGCTTCGCCCGCCTCGTCGAAGTCCGTGGAGA includes the following:
- the LOC119344238 gene encoding uncharacterized protein LOC119344238, with protein sequence MAAPFLLLFLLVFSGGAAVGGDDEAWLPRLELRGIDDPGRRHAFVGPEEPVFMDVIVATDDDEAGEAPRLEFRGIDDSGRGHASVASEEPVFTARVSTDFDEAGEAPRLVFRGIDGSGRGHASDAPKQQVFMDVMSANGCARFAGLLAATADAGEIFQQRLLAERGRGLTVFCPDDLALATFKPKFDSLSADDQLAVLLHHGAWARYGREQFQAFDWVSVNSLSADAATNKSHAITVRDDGDTLRLWPSCGSGAGVRVTKTVSEEAPLAVYVVDAVLLPGHLRQKLDGGDERAGACMPSGGYIDWLHSCIPAWVTILVTVGSMVGTVVGFIIRQDC